In one window of Hymenobacter nivis DNA:
- the hslU gene encoding ATP-dependent protease ATPase subunit HslU — translation MLQEHFLTPAQIVAELDKYIIGQHEAKRHVAIALRNRWRRLHAPADMQAEIVPNNILMIGATGVGKTEIARRLAHLADAPFVKVEASKFTEVGYVGRDVESMVRDLAEQSVSRVRQRRQEAVKAQAAQAVEDLILDALIPPLKAPGKDGGAARANVGFGGSSENIVGDALPTSDQELNERTRERFRQKIRNGEMEDRHIEIQVAQAGPNVGVMGAPGMDEAALSGLQEMLGNMMPKKSRKRKVTVAEARKVLLEEEATKLIDMEEVKEEAIRQAENAGIIFIDEIDKVATSGGGKNGGPDVSRQGVQRDLLPIVEGSAVSTKYGIVNTDHILFIAAGAFHVSKPSDLIPELQGRFPIRVELQSLTKDDFYRILKDPKNALTKQYEALLKAEEVELTFDDAALERVAQIAFEVNAEVENIGARRLHTVMSRLLNDLLFDVPDKIGPHAHIQITAELVEERLASMVKNRDLSQYIL, via the coding sequence ATGCTCCAAGAACATTTCCTGACCCCGGCCCAAATCGTGGCCGAACTCGACAAGTACATCATCGGCCAGCACGAGGCCAAGCGCCACGTAGCCATTGCCCTGCGCAACCGCTGGCGCCGCCTGCACGCACCGGCCGATATGCAGGCCGAAATCGTGCCCAATAACATCCTCATGATTGGGGCCACCGGCGTGGGCAAAACCGAAATTGCCCGCCGCCTGGCCCACCTCGCCGACGCGCCCTTTGTGAAGGTGGAGGCCAGCAAGTTCACGGAAGTGGGTTACGTAGGCCGCGACGTGGAAAGCATGGTGCGCGACCTGGCTGAGCAGAGCGTGAGCCGCGTGCGCCAACGCCGCCAGGAGGCCGTGAAGGCCCAGGCCGCCCAGGCTGTGGAAGACCTGATCCTCGACGCTCTCATTCCGCCCCTCAAAGCCCCCGGCAAGGACGGCGGCGCGGCGCGTGCGAACGTGGGCTTCGGCGGCAGTAGTGAAAACATCGTGGGTGATGCCCTGCCCACCTCCGACCAGGAACTGAACGAGCGTACCCGCGAGCGGTTCCGCCAAAAGATCCGCAACGGCGAAATGGAAGACCGCCACATTGAGATTCAAGTAGCTCAGGCGGGGCCTAACGTGGGCGTGATGGGGGCCCCGGGCATGGACGAGGCCGCTCTCTCGGGCTTGCAGGAAATGCTGGGCAACATGATGCCCAAGAAGTCGCGCAAGCGTAAGGTGACCGTGGCTGAGGCCCGCAAAGTCCTCCTCGAAGAGGAGGCCACCAAGCTCATTGATATGGAAGAGGTGAAGGAGGAAGCCATCCGCCAAGCCGAAAACGCGGGCATCATCTTCATCGATGAAATTGACAAGGTGGCCACCAGCGGCGGCGGCAAGAACGGGGGCCCCGACGTGAGCCGCCAGGGCGTGCAGCGCGACCTTCTGCCCATCGTCGAAGGGTCGGCCGTGAGCACCAAGTATGGCATCGTCAACACCGACCACATTCTGTTCATTGCCGCTGGCGCCTTCCACGTTAGCAAGCCCAGCGATTTGATACCCGAGCTGCAAGGCCGCTTCCCCATCCGCGTCGAGCTGCAAAGCCTGACCAAAGACGACTTCTACCGCATCCTCAAAGATCCCAAAAATGCCCTTACCAAGCAGTACGAAGCGTTGCTAAAGGCCGAGGAAGTAGAGCTGACCTTCGACGATGCCGCCCTGGAGCGCGTGGCCCAAATCGCCTTTGAAGTAAACGCCGAGGTGGAAAACATCGGGGCCCGCCGTCTGCACACCGTCATGAGCCGCCTGCTCAACGACCTGCTCTTCGACGTGCCCGACAAAATAGGGCCCCACGCCCACATCCAAATTACTGCCGAACTGGTAGAGGAACGCCTAGCCAGCATGGTCAAAAACCGCGACCTGAGCCAGTACATTCTCTGA
- a CDS encoding helix-turn-helix domain-containing protein, which translates to MLLASLPLAAPEITTLEAAAAQGPHPRMRRRAQVILGHHRGATVQQLATLFAVGYNTVGIWLRRWQELGLAGLAEGQRSGRPPKLPPAVKKSSDLAGYGHPAIARVAS; encoded by the coding sequence ATGCTACTCGCTTCACTTCCGCTCGCAGCTCCTGAAATCACCACCCTGGAGGCCGCTGCTGCTCAGGGCCCGCACCCGCGAATGCGGCGGCGTGCCCAAGTTATTTTGGGACACCACCGCGGGGCGACCGTTCAGCAATTGGCCACTTTGTTTGCCGTGGGCTATAATACGGTCGGTATCTGGCTGCGCCGCTGGCAGGAGCTGGGCTTGGCCGGGCTGGCCGAGGGCCAGCGGTCGGGCCGCCCGCCGAAACTCCCACCAGCAGTAAAAAAAAGTAGCGACCTGGCTGGGTACGGCCACCCAGCAATTGCGCGCGTGGCTTCCTGA
- a CDS encoding IS630 family transposase has product MRAWLPDIRRGWGLKLSLSTLRRLARRAGYRWKRCRRSLKAQRDPVLFAAAQQHLHTLHQAEARGAVAVVYVDECRFSRQAPVPYAWQRRGQPPVGLPAVRGRGGHSVLGFWQAHAPHQPLEAYVREGSLTADLFVLAVNAFCHSLSGPTVLVLDNASIHKAHVVRACEAKWAAAGLTLFFLPAYSPELNHIELLWHRCKHYWVRPQDYATEQTLLQRLEHVLANVGNHYTITFA; this is encoded by the coding sequence TTGCGCGCGTGGCTTCCTGACATCCGCCGAGGCTGGGGCCTCAAGCTCAGCCTGAGCACGCTGCGCCGGCTGGCGCGCCGCGCCGGCTACCGCTGGAAGCGCTGCCGCAGGAGTCTGAAAGCGCAACGCGACCCGGTCTTGTTTGCCGCCGCCCAGCAGCACCTGCACACGTTGCACCAAGCCGAAGCCCGCGGCGCGGTGGCCGTGGTCTACGTCGATGAGTGCCGCTTCTCGCGCCAAGCCCCCGTGCCCTATGCCTGGCAACGGCGTGGGCAGCCCCCGGTGGGCCTGCCCGCCGTACGGGGGCGCGGGGGGCATTCGGTCCTGGGCTTCTGGCAGGCCCACGCCCCGCACCAGCCCCTGGAGGCCTACGTGCGGGAAGGCAGCCTGACGGCCGACTTATTTGTGCTGGCCGTCAACGCATTCTGCCACAGTCTAAGCGGCCCTACCGTGCTCGTACTCGACAATGCCTCCATTCACAAAGCGCACGTGGTGCGCGCTTGTGAAGCCAAGTGGGCAGCGGCCGGCCTGACACTCTTTTTCTTGCCCGCCTACAGCCCCGAACTCAACCACATCGAACTGCTCTGGCACCGCTGCAAGCACTATTGGGTTCGCCCCCAGGATTACGCCACGGAGCAAACCTTGCTACAACGCCTCGAACACGTGCTGGCAAACGTCGGTAATCACTACACGATTACTTTTGCATGA
- the porQ gene encoding type IX secretion system protein PorQ has product MKHFSARRLAGFAFGLAGLLGALPAAAQLGGRAVLPFLDLPPGAQLAAWGGMNPSARSADPTMLFGNPALLNADMDHRLALSYVGYVADIKQSTAAYVFNTAKAGRFGLALTYVNYADLPSYDAAGNSLGSFVVSEYTAGVSDSYTKGKFTFGLTAKLAVSSIAGIRSLAGVADAGVLYKHPTQDFTLGLVAKNVGYQFVPYAGTTRGPLPLDVQLGTTAKPTHMPVRFSLTAHHLQQWDIQYLDPAATTLDANGGVQAPKKSFGDNLARHFTVGAALVLSQNLQLRVGYNHLQRRELRLATTSGGAGLSFGAMVAISGFQLDYTYATLQAAGASNYFTLARALVKKKD; this is encoded by the coding sequence GTGAAGCACTTTTCCGCCCGCCGGCTTGCCGGTTTTGCTTTCGGACTGGCGGGCCTGCTGGGGGCCCTGCCCGCCGCTGCCCAGCTTGGGGGGCGGGCAGTGCTGCCGTTTCTGGACCTGCCGCCCGGGGCCCAGCTGGCGGCCTGGGGCGGCATGAACCCATCGGCCCGCAGCGCCGACCCCACCATGCTCTTCGGCAACCCCGCGCTGCTGAACGCCGACATGGACCACCGCCTGGCCCTGAGCTACGTGGGCTACGTGGCCGACATCAAGCAGAGCACCGCCGCCTACGTGTTCAACACGGCCAAAGCCGGCCGCTTCGGCCTGGCCCTGACGTACGTGAACTACGCCGACCTGCCCAGCTACGACGCGGCCGGCAACAGCCTGGGCTCGTTTGTGGTGAGCGAGTACACGGCCGGCGTGAGCGACAGCTACACCAAGGGCAAGTTCACGTTTGGCCTCACCGCCAAGCTGGCCGTGTCGAGCATTGCCGGCATCCGCTCACTGGCCGGCGTGGCCGATGCCGGCGTATTATACAAGCACCCCACCCAGGATTTTACGCTGGGCCTGGTGGCCAAAAACGTGGGCTACCAGTTCGTGCCCTACGCTGGCACCACCCGGGGCCCCCTACCGCTCGACGTGCAGCTGGGCACCACCGCCAAGCCCACGCACATGCCGGTGCGTTTCTCGCTTACGGCCCACCACTTGCAGCAGTGGGATATTCAGTACCTCGACCCCGCCGCCACCACCCTCGACGCCAACGGTGGCGTGCAGGCCCCCAAAAAAAGCTTCGGCGATAACCTGGCCCGGCATTTCACGGTGGGTGCCGCCCTGGTACTCAGCCAGAACCTGCAACTGCGCGTGGGCTACAACCACCTCCAGCGCCGCGAGCTGCGCTTGGCCACCACTAGCGGCGGGGCCGGCCTCAGCTTCGGGGCGATGGTGGCCATCAGCGGCTTTCAGCTCGATTACACGTATGCTACCCTGCAAGCGGCGGGGGCCAGCAACTATTTTACCCTGGCGCGCGCTTTAGTTAAGAAGAAAGATTAA
- a CDS encoding RagB/SusD family nutrient uptake outer membrane protein, translating to MQIINFRQLANRSALLLGLGLAVGACDKAVNVQPTNDISSNAGYSTKEDAAAGLLGCYDALQDVDYDGVGFPSTVDLLAREIREVGTYNTTFGLINQNQTAPDNVQVGNTWNAIYSAINRTNYLLQQSDKITDPAFPKLDTQGQARALRAYSYMNLLALWGGSPQGYGYTGGLGVPLRLTPTTSIGSETAPVPRSTEAEVAAAIRADLDFAVANLTDGDGTVALVTKSAALALRARFELRMRNYANALAFAKQVSATGGFATAAATGITAPDAIWQLVFSNTDQNLFAFYWYPAPGGRNEFDPGTGFAAAHPTGDRRLAVNVAPSGTTLKYTHTATRDDPFNAVRYAEVVLTLAEAAAQTGDLATATTQLDLIRTRAGLAPTTATTAPDLVNDILLQRRLELAYEGNYWFDLRRTNNVQSILGTVPPAVPNAWNQTYRNLFPIPLREVNITNGVIAQNPQY from the coding sequence ATGCAAATAATTAATTTTCGTCAGCTTGCCAACCGCTCGGCCCTGCTTTTAGGCCTGGGGCTGGCCGTGGGTGCGTGCGACAAGGCAGTAAACGTGCAGCCAACGAACGACATCAGCTCGAATGCCGGCTACAGCACCAAGGAAGATGCCGCCGCCGGCTTGCTTGGCTGCTATGATGCACTACAAGATGTTGACTACGACGGGGTAGGTTTTCCGTCAACAGTTGACTTGCTAGCCAGAGAAATCCGGGAAGTAGGCACGTATAACACCACCTTCGGGCTGATAAACCAGAACCAGACTGCGCCGGACAACGTGCAGGTAGGCAACACCTGGAACGCCATTTACAGCGCTATTAACCGCACCAACTACCTGCTGCAGCAGAGCGACAAGATTACCGACCCCGCCTTTCCAAAGCTGGATACCCAAGGCCAGGCCCGGGCACTACGGGCCTATAGCTACATGAACTTGCTGGCTTTGTGGGGCGGCAGCCCCCAGGGCTACGGCTACACCGGGGGCCTCGGCGTGCCGTTGCGCCTCACGCCTACTACGTCCATTGGCTCGGAGACGGCCCCGGTTCCCCGCTCAACCGAAGCCGAAGTAGCAGCAGCCATCCGGGCCGACCTGGATTTTGCTGTTGCCAACCTGACGGATGGGGATGGCACCGTTGCCCTCGTCACCAAAAGCGCAGCACTGGCCCTGCGGGCCCGCTTTGAGTTACGAATGCGCAACTACGCCAATGCCCTGGCGTTCGCCAAGCAAGTGTCCGCCACAGGTGGCTTTGCCACGGCCGCGGCCACGGGCATCACAGCACCCGATGCTATTTGGCAGCTGGTATTCTCGAATACCGATCAGAACCTGTTCGCTTTTTACTGGTACCCTGCCCCCGGCGGACGGAACGAGTTTGACCCGGGCACGGGCTTTGCAGCGGCGCACCCGACCGGCGACCGACGCCTGGCCGTCAACGTGGCTCCTTCGGGCACCACGCTTAAATACACCCATACTGCCACCCGCGACGACCCATTTAACGCGGTACGTTATGCAGAAGTGGTGCTGACGCTGGCCGAAGCCGCTGCCCAAACCGGTGACCTGGCCACCGCTACGACCCAGCTTGACCTCATTCGTACGCGGGCCGGCCTGGCCCCCACCACAGCCACCACGGCGCCGGATCTGGTTAATGATATCCTATTGCAGCGCCGCTTGGAGTTAGCTTACGAAGGCAACTACTGGTTCGACCTGCGCCGCACCAACAACGTACAATCAATACTGGGCACGGTACCGCCGGCAGTGCCAAATGCCTGGAACCAGACCTACCGCAACTTGTTCCCCATCCCGTTGCGCGAGGTCAACATCACCAATGGAGTGATTGCGCAGAATCCGCAGTATTAA
- a CDS encoding SusC/RagA family TonB-linked outer membrane protein, giving the protein MKRTLLMSLVLMFTLYHQVMAQTRTVSGRVTDQKSGEGLPGVTVLLKGTTTGVSTSADGAYALTVPQDGTTLVFSSVGMATQERPIGKQAQINVALLQDARELSEVVVTALGIEKDKRTLGYATQEIKGGEVAQKSEPNVITALQGKIAGVSITGASGLAGSSVNINLRGITSLTGSNQPLFVVDGIPISNDADRTNGGAAGTLYGAQTSNRIADIDPENIASISVLKGPAAAALYGSRASSGAIVITTKSGADVSRKLEINVTSGLNFQQVLGLPDFQNDYGQGTLGVNTTTGGAGNIFTGSPNSWGPRFGTMPTRANGLLLADASFLPYQAYPDNIKNFFRQGRLLTNGVQLAGNNGTSNFSLNINNTDQKGITESSLLKRTNVQLGGGTTLQNKVRISGSVNFSQTEQLSPQTGNGGSAFGTLALVPRSFDLQGQPYQTATGTNLYFPGRDNPNYNLRNSNTASNVTRFINVANVSYDILPWLSVAYRAGLDAYTDRRKQIASLSSARNPSGLIFQDNIQYAEFTGDLLINAKKENIFIDKLNANLLVGQQVNQRRRNEQYVSGVSLALPGFYNASNAANFNGSGEFSTVRRLLGYYADLSLSYNNYLFLEATARVDQSSTLPKNNNTFLYPSISAGFVFTDALHIDSRFFSYGKIRAAYAQVGRDADPYRLDSYYVQAGQGNNVANVTYPFIGLVGFTPSNTLGGGDNLKPEFTKSAEVGLNLGFFNNRLTFDATYFKTVSTNQIVPVTIPGSTGYTSFYTNSGELDNKGIEVLATIRPVKSASGFTWDVSANYTWLRNLVVSIYPGVPSSSIPGSAFIGSIPSYVAGQPYGVILGQKKATAPDGQYLINGKTGLWVPELSSQVTANPNVKWQGGITNTLIYKGLTLSFLADAIVGGDILSFTQAAYKSSGLLKETGQNREQPRVIPGVIQSADGTYRQNNIQVDAQSYWANQGLQSDRAIFDGTHYTLREVSLGYSLPKGLLEHTPFGNVTFSLSGRNLFYYAPNANFFPEVNTQGAGNIRGLDLQGPPSVRSYGAYLRFTL; this is encoded by the coding sequence ATGAAAAGAACATTACTCATGAGCTTGGTGCTCATGTTCACACTCTACCACCAAGTGATGGCCCAAACGCGGACCGTCTCAGGAAGAGTAACCGACCAAAAATCCGGCGAAGGTTTGCCAGGAGTAACCGTGCTGCTGAAAGGCACCACCACCGGCGTTTCTACCAGTGCCGATGGTGCGTACGCTCTGACCGTTCCTCAAGATGGAACAACGCTAGTGTTTTCGTCCGTAGGCATGGCCACTCAAGAGCGGCCAATCGGCAAACAAGCACAGATTAACGTTGCCTTACTGCAAGACGCGCGCGAACTGAGCGAAGTCGTGGTAACGGCCCTCGGTATTGAGAAAGACAAGCGCACGCTGGGCTATGCAACCCAGGAAATCAAAGGCGGAGAGGTTGCCCAAAAGTCCGAGCCCAATGTCATCACGGCCCTGCAAGGCAAGATTGCTGGCGTGAGCATTACGGGAGCTAGTGGCTTGGCCGGCTCTTCTGTCAACATCAACCTCCGCGGTATCACTTCGCTGACGGGTAGCAACCAGCCCCTGTTCGTAGTAGACGGTATTCCGATTAGTAACGATGCTGACCGTACGAACGGGGGCGCGGCGGGCACCTTGTACGGAGCCCAAACGTCGAACCGGATCGCGGACATCGATCCGGAAAATATTGCCAGCATCAGCGTTTTGAAAGGACCGGCCGCGGCCGCGCTTTACGGCTCGCGGGCTTCATCGGGTGCGATTGTAATTACCACTAAGTCGGGCGCTGACGTCAGTAGAAAGCTGGAGATTAATGTCACTTCGGGTCTCAATTTTCAGCAGGTACTAGGGCTGCCCGACTTTCAGAACGACTACGGCCAAGGAACCCTGGGGGTAAATACTACCACCGGTGGAGCCGGAAACATTTTTACAGGCAGCCCCAACTCTTGGGGTCCCCGCTTCGGTACGATGCCTACCCGAGCAAACGGTTTACTGCTCGCCGATGCCAGTTTTTTGCCTTACCAAGCGTACCCAGACAACATTAAAAACTTCTTCCGGCAAGGACGTTTGCTGACGAACGGGGTACAGTTGGCGGGCAATAACGGCACGTCCAACTTCTCGCTCAACATCAACAACACCGACCAAAAGGGCATCACGGAATCATCGCTCCTAAAGCGCACCAACGTTCAGTTGGGGGGTGGTACTACGTTGCAGAACAAAGTACGAATCTCGGGCTCGGTAAATTTTTCGCAAACCGAGCAGCTCTCTCCCCAAACGGGTAACGGTGGCAGTGCCTTCGGTACCTTGGCTTTGGTACCACGAAGCTTCGATTTACAAGGGCAGCCCTATCAGACGGCTACGGGAACTAACTTGTACTTCCCAGGCCGCGACAACCCGAACTATAACCTTCGCAATTCTAACACAGCCAGTAACGTTACCCGCTTCATCAACGTGGCTAACGTCAGCTACGATATTCTCCCGTGGCTGAGCGTGGCCTACCGGGCCGGTCTGGACGCGTACACCGACCGCCGGAAGCAAATTGCTTCCCTCAGTTCGGCCCGTAACCCAAGCGGCCTGATTTTTCAGGACAATATTCAGTACGCTGAGTTCACCGGCGACCTGCTGATAAACGCCAAGAAGGAAAACATTTTTATAGACAAGCTGAATGCCAATCTACTGGTTGGTCAGCAGGTCAACCAGCGCCGGCGCAACGAGCAGTATGTTTCGGGGGTTTCTCTGGCCTTGCCCGGTTTTTACAATGCCAGCAATGCTGCTAACTTCAACGGCAGCGGCGAATTTTCTACCGTTCGTCGCCTACTTGGCTACTACGCCGACCTGTCGCTATCTTACAACAACTACTTGTTTCTGGAAGCAACGGCGCGGGTTGACCAATCATCGACCTTGCCTAAAAACAACAACACATTTCTGTACCCGTCCATTTCGGCTGGCTTTGTGTTCACGGATGCCTTACACATCGATTCCCGCTTTTTCTCCTACGGTAAAATTAGGGCGGCCTATGCGCAAGTGGGCCGCGACGCGGACCCCTACCGGCTCGACAGCTATTATGTGCAGGCAGGCCAGGGCAATAACGTCGCCAACGTCACTTACCCTTTTATCGGGTTGGTGGGCTTCACTCCCAGCAACACTTTGGGCGGCGGCGACAATTTGAAGCCGGAGTTTACTAAGTCGGCCGAAGTGGGCTTAAACCTGGGCTTCTTTAACAACCGTCTGACGTTTGATGCTACTTATTTCAAGACCGTTAGCACCAACCAGATTGTGCCCGTTACTATTCCAGGCTCTACCGGCTACACCAGCTTTTACACCAATTCGGGCGAACTTGATAATAAGGGCATTGAAGTATTGGCTACGATCAGGCCCGTCAAATCCGCTTCGGGCTTCACCTGGGATGTTTCGGCCAACTACACCTGGCTGCGCAACCTGGTCGTTTCCATTTATCCCGGCGTGCCAAGCTCGTCGATTCCGGGCAGTGCCTTTATCGGTTCTATTCCGTCATACGTGGCCGGCCAACCTTACGGGGTTATCCTGGGCCAGAAAAAGGCCACTGCTCCTGACGGCCAGTACCTGATTAACGGCAAAACTGGTTTGTGGGTGCCCGAATTAAGCTCACAAGTCACGGCTAATCCGAACGTAAAGTGGCAGGGCGGAATTACTAACACATTGATTTACAAAGGCCTGACGCTTTCTTTCTTGGCTGATGCGATTGTCGGGGGCGACATCCTTTCCTTTACCCAGGCCGCTTACAAGTCATCCGGCTTGTTGAAAGAAACCGGCCAAAACCGCGAACAGCCCCGTGTTATTCCGGGCGTGATTCAGAGTGCGGACGGTACTTATCGCCAGAATAATATTCAGGTTGATGCTCAGAGCTACTGGGCCAACCAAGGTTTGCAGAGCGACCGGGCCATATTTGACGGAACCCACTACACCTTGCGCGAAGTATCGCTGGGCTACTCACTACCCAAGGGGTTGTTGGAGCACACTCCTTTTGGCAACGTAACCTTCTCGCTGTCGGGCCGGAACCTGTTTTACTACGCACCCAATGCCAACTTCTTCCCGGAAGTGAACACCCAAGGGGCGGGTAACATCCGTGGCCTTGACCTGCAGGGCCCCCCGAGCGTGCGCAGCTACGGCGCTTACCTGCGGTTCACTCTCTAA
- a CDS encoding SusD/RagB family nutrient-binding outer membrane lipoprotein — translation MPAITVGTGFVVGNTLGRDGDLFTQHYAGIANQPATEDRYVINGNYDNEWQGDLYGNNLIGAQTLITSTQATSPAYSGIAKLIKAYNFALTTDMWGDIPYSQALQGLANLHPVFDKQQDIYEGATGIQSLFDLVRDGLADLDKTSALTPGADDVVYGGNLAKWRKVGNMLLLKFANTVSSKDPALATKVINEVLAKGVGGSAAINANGDDFAVPFGPAVGNTNPFYSYNVTNRPDDQMASTRFLDSLAAYKDPRLPKYFTTTPGNPTPTETTSFGKFTGFENGNNIVAPARNADPAKTSRSVYGAYVLNDPKSGAAGAGPIRLLTNFQRAFILAESAIRLKTAGDADALYKEGIRRSMEETGLTTAEIDAYFTANPAIVGLHGTDDQKVDQILRQKWMAWLGNGYESFNDYRRTGRPRLQPALNVVVTPNIPQRLLYPPSEVSGNRDNVPTTVISDPVWWASK, via the coding sequence TTGCCGGCCATCACCGTCGGCACTGGTTTTGTGGTAGGCAACACGCTGGGCCGGGATGGCGACCTGTTCACTCAGCACTACGCAGGCATTGCCAACCAACCTGCCACAGAAGACCGTTATGTAATCAATGGCAACTACGATAACGAATGGCAGGGTGACCTTTATGGCAATAACCTGATTGGTGCGCAAACACTCATTACCAGCACCCAGGCAACCAGCCCGGCGTATTCGGGCATCGCCAAGCTCATCAAGGCATACAACTTCGCACTGACTACTGACATGTGGGGTGACATTCCCTACTCGCAGGCGTTGCAAGGACTGGCCAATCTCCACCCCGTCTTTGATAAGCAACAGGACATATACGAGGGTGCCACCGGAATCCAAAGCTTATTTGACCTAGTGCGCGACGGCTTGGCTGATTTGGATAAAACCAGTGCTTTAACACCCGGTGCTGATGACGTAGTTTATGGCGGCAACCTTGCAAAGTGGAGGAAAGTGGGTAACATGCTACTGCTGAAATTTGCCAACACTGTAAGCAGCAAAGACCCGGCCTTAGCTACGAAGGTGATTAACGAAGTATTGGCCAAAGGAGTCGGTGGTAGCGCCGCCATTAACGCTAATGGTGATGACTTCGCCGTTCCTTTCGGCCCTGCCGTGGGTAACACGAATCCGTTCTACTCTTACAATGTCACGAACCGGCCTGATGACCAAATGGCTAGCACCCGCTTCCTGGACTCGCTGGCGGCTTACAAAGACCCGCGCCTGCCCAAGTATTTCACGACTACACCCGGCAACCCCACTCCCACAGAAACTACCTCGTTTGGTAAATTCACAGGCTTCGAAAACGGTAATAACATCGTTGCACCCGCGAGGAACGCTGATCCGGCAAAGACAAGCCGTTCGGTGTACGGTGCTTACGTGTTGAATGACCCAAAAAGCGGTGCAGCGGGGGCAGGCCCGATTCGCTTGCTTACCAATTTTCAGCGGGCTTTCATCCTGGCGGAGTCGGCAATACGACTAAAAACCGCCGGCGATGCCGATGCTTTGTACAAGGAAGGTATTCGTCGCTCGATGGAGGAAACAGGCCTTACAACGGCCGAGATTGATGCCTATTTTACTGCCAACCCGGCTATAGTAGGGCTACATGGTACAGATGACCAAAAAGTTGACCAAATTCTTCGTCAGAAGTGGATGGCTTGGCTTGGCAACGGCTACGAGTCGTTTAATGATTACCGTCGGACGGGTCGCCCGAGGTTGCAACCGGCCTTGAACGTGGTAGTTACCCCAAATATTCCGCAGCGTTTGCTGTACCCACCGTCCGAAGTATCCGGCAACAGAGACAACGTTCCGACGACGGTAATTTCCGACCCGGTCTGGTGGGCATCGAAATAA